In one Deinococcus sedimenti genomic region, the following are encoded:
- a CDS encoding DUF305 domain-containing protein: MQRRVRRHGLIRWGGAALATAALGAGLAVVWPAPPREPSADVTFARDMAAHHAQAVNMSVTLLRRAADPEVRLLAQDILLTQQAQIGQMQGWLMAWGRPLAGREAPMKGMDRVAMGMAPASEEAALNTLPVTTAETRFLLLMRRHHQGGVTMATSALNAVRRPEVRAFAQRVVSAQTTEIQAIDALLGARKVTVPSTAPSHSMDTMDHE, encoded by the coding sequence TCGCTGGGGAGGCGCGGCGCTGGCCACCGCCGCCCTGGGTGCCGGTCTGGCCGTCGTCTGGCCGGCGCCGCCCCGCGAGCCCAGTGCGGACGTGACCTTCGCCCGCGATATGGCCGCTCACCACGCCCAGGCCGTGAACATGAGTGTCACCCTCCTGAGGCGCGCGGCCGACCCCGAAGTGCGCCTGCTGGCCCAGGACATTCTGCTGACCCAGCAGGCGCAGATCGGGCAGATGCAGGGCTGGCTGATGGCCTGGGGCCGTCCGCTGGCCGGGCGGGAGGCGCCCATGAAGGGCATGGACCGTGTGGCCATGGGCATGGCGCCAGCAAGTGAAGAGGCCGCGCTGAACACCTTGCCGGTGACCACCGCTGAGACCCGCTTTCTGCTGCTCATGCGCCGGCACCATCAGGGGGGCGTGACCATGGCCACGTCGGCTCTGAACGCGGTGCGCCGCCCGGAGGTGCGGGCGTTTGCGCAGCGGGTGGTAAGCGCTCAGACCACAGAAATCCAGGCCATCGACGCGTTGCTTGGGGCCCGCAAGGTCACCGTTCCGTCAACCGCCCCGTCCCACTCAATGGACACGATGGACCATGAGTGA
- a CDS encoding cation diffusion facilitator family transporter: MSDHGHSHGAAANARQLTLALLLTGSFLVVEVIYGLLSGSLALLSDAGHMLTDVMALALSLFALKIGQRTADRRLTFGYRRAEILAAAVNAAALFAIGLYILVEAYGRLRAPVEVQTTPMLIVATLGLVVNLISARLLVQGSGDSLNMKSAYLEVMGDLLGSVAVIVGALLIRFTGQTWIDPVLGALIGLWVLPRTWQLLKASVNVLMEGVPSGLDLDALRAELAALPGITDVHDLHVWSVTSGQHSLTAHLVSPAPSADVHALISTVATRHGIEHVTVQLEAPGAHDSTQTHLHP; this comes from the coding sequence ATGAGTGACCACGGCCACAGCCACGGCGCCGCTGCCAATGCCCGCCAACTCACGCTGGCGCTGCTCCTGACCGGCAGTTTCCTGGTCGTTGAGGTCATCTATGGCCTGCTCTCCGGCAGCCTGGCCCTGCTCTCAGATGCAGGCCACATGCTCACCGACGTGATGGCCCTGGCTCTGTCGCTGTTCGCGCTGAAGATCGGCCAGCGGACCGCTGATCGCCGCCTCACTTTCGGGTACCGCCGCGCGGAGATTCTGGCGGCCGCGGTGAACGCGGCGGCCCTGTTCGCCATCGGGCTGTACATCCTTGTCGAGGCGTATGGACGGCTGCGGGCCCCGGTGGAGGTGCAGACCACCCCGATGCTGATCGTGGCCACCCTCGGGCTTGTGGTCAACCTCATCAGTGCGCGCCTGCTGGTGCAGGGCAGTGGGGACAGCCTGAACATGAAGTCGGCCTACCTGGAAGTCATGGGTGACCTGCTGGGGTCAGTGGCCGTCATCGTAGGCGCGCTCCTGATCCGCTTCACCGGGCAGACCTGGATTGATCCGGTACTCGGGGCGCTGATCGGCCTCTGGGTGCTACCGAGAACCTGGCAGCTGCTCAAGGCGAGCGTCAATGTCCTGATGGAAGGGGTGCCCAGCGGCCTGGACCTGGACGCGCTGCGGGCGGAACTGGCGGCCCTCCCCGGGATCACCGATGTACACGATCTGCACGTGTGGAGCGTCACCAGCGGCCAGCACAGCCTCACGGCGCATCTTGTCAGCCCGGCGCCATCTGCCGACGTGCACGCCCTGATCAGCACAGTGGCTACTCGCCACGGCATTGAACATGTCACGGTGCAGCTTGAAGCGCCCGGCGCCCATGACAGCACCCAGACCCATCTGCACCCCTGA
- a CDS encoding SCO family protein → MTSDSIPLSQASRPWLRSLTLALLAVAALLSLTLLYSRLRNPQGLLGTAYPPGTVAPPLAGTGDDGRPLALADFKGKTVAVFFGFLNCPNICPTTLAALERVRQTLPERRRKDFVSLLVTVDPGRDTPAELRSYVRYFSPDARGLVIPKVPLRQAAAAWGVGFEYSNITAPDRYEVNHTTGVYLVDREGNRRVVWDYTQLNLTDRIATDVRTVMQ, encoded by the coding sequence ATGACCTCTGATTCAATTCCTCTTTCACAGGCCTCCCGGCCCTGGCTGCGCTCGCTCACCCTGGCGCTGCTGGCCGTGGCGGCCCTGCTGTCGCTCACTCTGCTCTATAGCCGCCTGCGCAATCCGCAGGGCCTGCTCGGCACAGCCTACCCGCCTGGCACAGTGGCCCCGCCCCTGGCCGGCACCGGCGACGACGGCCGGCCCCTGGCCCTGGCTGACTTCAAGGGCAAAACAGTCGCCGTCTTTTTCGGCTTTTTGAATTGCCCCAATATCTGTCCTACCACCCTGGCCGCCCTGGAACGGGTACGCCAGACGCTTCCAGAGCGGCGCCGCAAGGACTTTGTGAGTCTGCTGGTGACGGTTGATCCTGGGCGGGACACGCCGGCGGAGCTGCGCTCGTACGTGCGCTACTTCAGCCCGGACGCCCGCGGCCTGGTGATTCCCAAGGTGCCGCTGCGTCAGGCGGCGGCCGCCTGGGGCGTCGGGTTTGAGTATTCGAATATCACGGCGCCCGACCGCTACGAGGTTAACCACACGACCGGCGTGTATCTGGTAGACCGTGAGGGCAACCGGCGGGTGGTGTGGGACTACACGCAATTGAACCTCACGGACCGGATCGCTACAGACGTGAGGACGGTGATGCAGTGA
- a CDS encoding ArsR/SmtB family transcription factor: protein MRTASQDDVCEVTCLHPEAVQLARTHQPEDVCIEDAAAFLKLMADPTRLRILSALKTTELCVCDLAAVVGISESAVSHQLRLLRTGRIVTFRKEGRIAYYRLLDHHVTTTIRNALDHATE, encoded by the coding sequence ATGAGAACCGCCTCTCAGGACGACGTGTGTGAAGTGACCTGCCTGCATCCGGAGGCCGTCCAACTGGCGCGCACCCATCAGCCTGAGGACGTCTGTATTGAGGACGCCGCCGCCTTCTTGAAACTGATGGCGGACCCTACCCGGCTCAGGATTCTAAGTGCGCTGAAGACCACCGAACTGTGCGTCTGTGATCTGGCGGCGGTGGTGGGCATCAGCGAGAGTGCCGTCAGTCACCAACTGCGCCTGCTACGCACCGGCCGAATCGTCACCTTCCGCAAGGAAGGCCGCATTGCGTATTACCGCCTGCTTGACCACCACGTCACGACCACCATCCGCAATGCCCTGGATCATGCGACCGAGTAG